A window of Spodoptera frugiperda isolate SF20-4 chromosome 17, AGI-APGP_CSIRO_Sfru_2.0, whole genome shotgun sequence contains these coding sequences:
- the LOC118276744 gene encoding putative uncharacterized protein DDB_G0282133 isoform X1: protein MATTIPNLKFIVNVIFLFLVTHTHPSLPNEYSGLLSNLYKKASDQNRPLILVLDNNANRGQNSRSQNNDRSNRYESNSNRNNYKSNNNQDRNDVSYEETRNNDETPFLYLHQLSQQANDKISPINKQKSNNHYNSRNDRNSNNRGNNRGDRHRGRNNRGQNERGASDYDNRNNNRGDNYNRGSNRGNSESRSNYRGNSNNRGNYRSNYNRGNNRGNYRANSDRGNYKSNRGYSNNRASFVNNHEYTVKNLGDNNNRLDNNDNNRGDYNNNNRGDNNYNRGSNRGDNDYGNNNNNNRASSNNRGDNNNNNRGDNYNRGDNNNNNNRVDNNNRGDNYNNNNNRGDNYNNNNRGDNNNNNRGDNYNNNRVDNNNRGDNNNRGDNYNNNNNRGDNYNRGDNNNNNNRGDNNNRGDNNNNNRGDNNNRGDNYYVRGSNRGDNDYGNNNNNNNNRASNNNRGYYNNRLDNNNRGDNNNNRGDNNDSADNNNREDNNNNNNRASNNYNNRGDNNNNRGDYNNNNRGANNNNNYNRGNNRGNNDYDNNNRGNYNNNNRGDNNNRLDNNNNNYNRGNNDYGNNNNNNRASNNNNYNRGNNNNRGLVNYVRNSNRGDNNYGNNNNRGDNNNNYNNRGDSNNNNYNRGDNDYSNNNNRGDNNNNNNYSNRANNNNNNRGDNDNNNRGNNNSNNNRLDNNYNRGDNDYGNNNNRANNNNNNNNYSNRANNNNNNRGDNDNNNNYNRGSNYYGNNNNNNRGDNNNNNYNNNRANNNNNNRGDNDNSAENNNRVDNNNRGNNNNYNRGNNDYGNNNNNNRASNNNYNRGNSNNRGLVNYVRNSNRGDNNYGNNNNNNRGDNNYGNNNNRGDNNNNNYSNRANNNNNRGDNNNNNNRGDNNNYNNRGDNYNYNRGDNDYGNNNNRGDNNNNYNNRANNNYNNRADNDNSAENYNRVDNNNRGNNNDNNSNRGDYNNNNRGDNNNRLDNNNNNYNRGSNRGDNDYGNNNNNNRGDNNNYNNRANNNNYNNRANNNNNYNRGNNNNRGLVNYVRNSNRGDNNYGNNNNNNREDNNSNNRGDNSNNYNRGSNDNNNNYNYNNRANNNNNRGDNDNSAESNNRVDNNNRGNNNNYNRGNNRGDNNYGNNNNNNRGDNNNNRGDNNNNNNYSNRANNNNNRGDNDNSAENNNRVDNNNRGNNNNYNNYNRGDNDRASNNNNRGDNNNNNYNRGNNRGNNDYNNNNRGDNNNRANNNRGDNNNRLNNNNRGNNYNNYVRGSNRGDNDYGNNNNNNRGDNNNNYSNRANNNNNNRGDNDNNNRGDNNNNNNNYNRGDNNNYNRGSNYYGNNNNRGDNNNNYSNRANNNNNNYNRGSNRGNNDYENNNRANNNYNNRGDSNNNNNNNREDYNNRGDNNNYNNRANNNNYNNRANNNNYNNRANNNNNYNRGNNNNRGLVNYVRNSNRGDNNYGNNNNNNRGDKNNNYNNRGDNNNNNYNRGDNDYENNNNRGDNNNNNNYNNNNYSNRANNNNNRGDNNNNRGNNDYGNNNNRANNNYYNRGDNNNNNNYYNNRANNDNNNRGDNDNSAENNNRVDNNNRGNNNNYNRGDNYYGNNNNNNRGDNNNYNNRANNNNNRASNNRGDYNSNNNNRANNNNNNRGLVNYVRNSNRGDNNYGSNNNNNRGDNNNNYRGDNNNNNYNNRANNNNYNRGDNDNNNRGDDNNNYNRGSNDNNNNYYYNNRANNNNRGDNDNSAENNNRLDNNNRGNNNDNNNYNRGNNRGDNDYGSNNNNNRGDNNNNNNRGDNNNNNYNNRGDNNNRLDNNNNNNRGDNNNRGDNNNNNYNNRGDNNNNYNNRGDSNNRGDNYNNRLDNNNNNRGDNNNNNNNYNNRGDNNNRLDNNNNNNRGDNNNNNRGDNNNNNYNNRGDNNNGDILKSPLVKTLMAISNDLRQGYDSCGDEIPTTPSEVDDEDNCEDSGNSCDGDDEGNGNPSTRGELHLNGNNY, encoded by the exons ATGGCGACTACAATACCGAATCTAAAGTTTATTGTTAATGTGATATTCTTATTTTTGGTAACG cacACCCATCCATCTTTACCAAATGAATACAGCGGCCTTCTTTCGAACCTTTATAAAAAGGCTTCCGACCAGAATCGCCCATTGATTCTAGTTTTGGACAACAACGCAAATCGTGGTCAAAACTCGAGAAGCCAAAACAACGACAGATCGAATAGATATGAATCCAATAGTaacagaaataattataaatcaaataacaatCAGGATAGGAATGACGTCAGTTACGAAGAGACTCGTAACAACGATGAAACTCCATTCCTCTATCTCCACCAATTGTCGCAGCAG GCAAACGACAAAATCTCACCAATCAACAAACAGAAATCCAACAACCACTACAACTCACGAAATGACAGAAACAGCAACAATCGGGGTAACAATAGGGGGGACCGCCATAGGGGAAGAAATAATAGGGGTCAGAATGAAAGGGGCGCCTCCGATTATGATAACAGAAATAACAACAGAGGTGATAACTATAACAGAGGAAGCAACAGAGGCAACAGTGAATCTAGGAGCAATTACAGGGGCAATTCCAATAATAGAGGCAATTACAGGAGCAATTATAACAGAGGCAATAATAGGGGTAATTATAGGGCTAATTCTGACAGGGGTAACTACAAGAGCAACAGAGGATACTCTAATAATAGAGCTAGTTTCGTAAATAATCATGAGTACACTGTTAAGAACTTGGGAGACAACAACAACAGGTTAGACAACAACGACAACAACAGGGGAgattacaacaacaacaacagaggAGACAACAACTACAATAGAGGCTCCAACAGAGGCGACAATGACTAcggaaacaacaacaacaacaatagaGCTAGCAGCAACAACAGAGGGgataacaacaacaataacagGGGAGATAACTACAACAGAGGagacaacaacaacaataacaacaggGTAGATAACAACAATAGGGGAGATAactacaataacaataacaacaggGGAGATAACTACAACAATAATAACAGGGGagataacaacaacaacaacagggGAGATAACTACAATAACAACAGGGTAGATAACAACAATAGGGGAGATAACAACAATAGGGGAGATAactacaataacaataacaacaggGGAGATAACTACAACAGAGGagacaacaacaacaataataacagGGGAGATAACAACAATAGGGGagataacaacaataacaacaggGGAGATAACAATAACAGAGGAGATAATTACTATGTCAGAGGCTCCAATAGAGGAGACAACGACTACggaaataataacaacaacaacaacaataggGCTAGCAACAACAACAGGGGATATTACAACAACAGGTTAGATAATAACAATAGGGGTGACAACAACAATAACAGAGGAGACAACAACGACAGTGCTGACAACAACAACAGGGAagacaataacaacaacaacaataggGCTAGCAACAATTACAACAACAGGGgagacaacaacaacaacaggggagactacaacaacaacaataggggagctaacaataacaacaactaCAATAGAGGCAATAACAGAGGCAACAATGATTATGACAACAATAACAGGGGAAACTATAACAACAACAATAGGGGAGATAATAATAACAGATTagacaacaataacaacaactaCAATAGAGGTAACAATGATTAcggaaacaacaacaacaataataggGCTAGCAACAACAACAATTACAACAGGGGAAACAATAACAACAGAGGACTCGTAAACTATGTCAGAAACTCCAACAGAGGCGACAACAACTAcggaaacaacaacaacagaggAGATAACAACAATAACTACAACAACAGGGGAGACAGCAACAACAATAACTACAATAGAGGTGATAACGATtacagcaacaacaacaacaggggagataataataacaacaacaattaCAGCAATAGGGccaacaacaataacaacaacaggGGAGACAATGACAACAACAACAGGGGAAATAACAACAGCAATAATAACAGATTAGACAACAACTACAATAGAGGCGACAATGACTAcggaaacaacaacaacagagccaacaacaacaacaacaacaataattacaGCAATCGGGctaacaacaataacaacaacaggGGAGACAATGACAACAACAATAACTACAATAGAGGCTCCAATTATTAcggaaacaacaacaacaataataggggagataacaacaacaacaactacaacAACAATAGAGccaacaacaataacaacaacaggGGAGACAATGACAACAGTGCCGAAAACAATAACAGGGTAGACAATAACAACAGGGGTaacaacaacaactacaacAGAGGCAACAATGATTAcggaaacaacaacaacaacaataggGCTAGCAACAACAACTACAACAGGGGAAACAGTAACAACAGAGGACTCGTAAACTATGTCAGAAACTCCAACAGAGGCGACAACAACTAcggaaacaacaacaacaacaacagaggAGACAACAATTAcggaaacaacaacaacaggggtgacaacaataacaataactataGCAATAGGGccaacaacaataacaacagaggagacaacaacaacaacaacaataggGGAGATAACAATAACTATAACAACAGGGGAGACAACTACAACTACAATAGAGGCGACAATGACTAcggaaacaacaacaacagaggagataacaacaacaactacaacAATAGGGCCAACAACAATTACAACAACAGGGCAGACAATGACAACAGTGCCGAAAACTATAATAGAGTAGACAATAACAACAGAGGTAACAACAACGATAACAACTCTAATAGAGGAGactacaacaacaacaacagaggAGATAACAACAACAGATTagacaacaataacaataactacaATAGAGGCTCCAATAGGGGAGACAATGATTAcggaaacaacaacaacaataacagGGGAGATAATAACAACTACAACAACCGGGCCAACAACAATAACTACAATAATCGggccaacaacaacaacaattacAACAGGGGAAACAATAACAACAGGGGCCTCGTAAACTATGTCAGAAACTCGAACAGAGGCGACAACAACTAcggaaacaataacaacaacaacagagaagacaacaacagcaacaacagGGGAGACAACAGCAATAACTACAATAGAGGCTCCAATGATAACAATAACAACTACAACTACAACAATAGggccaacaacaacaacaacagggGAGACAATGACAACAGTGCTGAAAGCAATAACAGGGTAGACAATAACAACAGGGGTAACAACAACAACTACAATAGAGGCAACAACAGAGGAGATAATAACTAtggaaacaataacaacaacaacaggggagacaacaacaacaacaggggagataacaataacaacaacaactacaGCAATAGGgccaataacaacaacaacagggGAGACAATGACAACAGTGCTGAAAACAATAATAGAGTAGACAATAACAACAGGGGTaacaacaacaactacaacAATTATAACAGAGGAGACAATGATAGGGCTAGCAACAACAACAATAGGGGagataacaacaacaacaactacaaTAGAGGCAACAACAGAGGCAACAATgactataataacaataacaggGGGGATAACAACAACAGAGCTAACAACAATAGGGGAGATAACAATAACAgattaaacaacaacaacaggggaaataattataataactatgtcAGAGGTTCCAACAGAGGAGACAACGACTACggaaataataacaacaacaacagaggagataacaacaacaactacaGCAATAGGgccaataacaataacaacaacaggGGAGACAACGACAACAACAACAGGGgagataacaataacaataacaacaactaCAACAGAGGAGATAACAACAACTACAATAGAGGCTCCAATTATTAcggaaacaacaacaacagaggggataacaacaacaactacaGCAATAGGgccaataacaataacaacaactaCAATAGAGGCTCCAACAGAGGAAACAATGACTATGAAAACAACAATAGGGCCAACAACAACTACAACAACAGGGGAGACAgcaacaacaataacaacaacaacagggAAGACTACAATAATAGGGGAGATAACAACAACTACAACAATCGGGCCAACAATAATAACTACAACAATCGGGCCAACAACAATAACTACAACAATCGGGccaataacaacaacaattaCAACAGGGGAAACAATAATAACAGAGGACTTGTAAACTATGTCAGAAACTCCAACAGAGGCGACAACAACTAcggaaacaataacaacaacaacagaggAGACAAGAACAATAACTACAACAACAGGGGagacaacaacaacaataattacaatagaGGTGATAACGACTACGAAAACAACAATAACAGGGGagataacaataacaacaacaactataacaacaacaactacaGCAATAGGGccaacaacaataacaacagaggagacaacaacaacaacagaggCAACAATGATTACGGAAACAACAACAATAGGGCTAACAACAATTACTATAACAGGGGtgacaacaacaacaacaacaactactaCAACAATAGGGCCAACAACGATAACAACAACAGGGGAGACAATGACAACAGTGCCGAAAACAATAACAGGGTAGACAATAACAACAGGGGTAACAACAACAACTACAATAGAGGTGACAATTATTAtggaaacaataacaataataatagggGTGATAACAACAATTACAACAATAGGgcgaacaacaacaacaacagggCTAGCAACAACCGAGGCGACTATaacagcaacaacaacaatagagctaacaacaacaataacaacaggGGCCTCGTAAACTATGTCAGAAACTCCAACAGAGGCGACAACAACTACGGtagcaacaacaacaataacagaggagataacaacaacaactacaGGGGagataacaacaacaataactACAACAACAGGGCCAACAACAATAACTACAACAGGGGAGACAATGACAACAACAACAGGGGAGACGACAACAATAACTACAATAGAGGCTCCAATGATAACAATAACAACTACTACTACAACAATAGggccaacaacaacaacagggGAGACAATGACAACAGTGCTGAAAACAATAACAGGTTAGACAATAACAACAGGGGTAACAACAACGACAACAACAATTACAATAGAGGCAACAACAGAGGAGATAATGACTATGGAagcaataacaacaacaataggggagacaacaacaacaacaacaacagaggAGACAACAATAATAACAACTACAACAACCGGGGAGACAATAACAACAGGTTagacaacaacaacaacaacaataggGGAGACAACAACAACCGAGGtgataacaacaacaacaactacaacAACAGAGGAGACAATAACAACAACTACAACAACAGGGGAGACAGCAACAACAGAGGTGACAACTACAACAACAGGTTagacaacaataacaacaatagaggtgataacaacaacaacaacaacaactacaacAACAGAGGAGACAATAATAATAGGTTagataacaataacaacaacaacagaggagacaacaataacaacaacagaggtgataacaacaacaacaactacaacAACAGGGGAGACAATAATAATGGTGATATCTTGAAATCACCACTTGTGAAAACTCTTATGGCAATATCTAATGATTTGAGACAGGGCTATGACTCGTGTGGTGATGAAATACCGACCACACCTAGTGAGGTTGATGATGAGGACAATTGTGAGGACTCAGGAAACTCTtgtgatggtgatgatgaagGCAACGGCAACCCTAGCACCAGAGGAGAACTTCATTTAAATGGGAATAAttactaa